Proteins from a single region of Streptomyces sp. TN58:
- a CDS encoding DUF6414 family protein: MALRSPIYLDTETLLSQAEYYDIDVPRQAEITEKTVQKRTGGGKAGMGGFALEGSKGTDVEFQSTYTLAPKQKATFSKVIDALINEAGAVKVDPDSETPLCRDDLVQIEGTTRITAASLAGKMFYILRRLMDNVAVDLDSLRDLDVNNLPLAEQFQQVYLRNELLPIPILLELTGSNLPQKVYINVPPDHFLGEASANRIEGELRVLGSISRLIPGGSDGYLSAEQWLLHDWEHMMRRFLMTQVDDQVRELVSHFNLDLPAEDVHAHIAGPAIIVDAIGIY, translated from the coding sequence ATGGCGCTGCGGTCACCGATCTACCTCGACACCGAAACTCTCCTGTCTCAGGCGGAGTACTACGACATCGACGTCCCTCGACAAGCGGAGATCACTGAGAAGACCGTTCAGAAGCGGACTGGTGGCGGCAAGGCCGGCATGGGCGGGTTCGCGCTGGAAGGGTCCAAGGGAACCGACGTCGAGTTCCAGTCCACTTACACGCTCGCCCCGAAGCAGAAGGCCACCTTCAGCAAGGTCATCGACGCGCTGATCAACGAGGCCGGAGCAGTCAAGGTCGACCCGGACAGCGAGACACCCCTCTGCAGGGACGACCTGGTGCAGATCGAGGGCACAACGCGGATCACTGCAGCCAGTCTGGCCGGGAAGATGTTCTACATCCTTCGACGGCTCATGGACAACGTCGCGGTAGACCTGGACAGTCTCCGCGATCTCGATGTCAACAATCTGCCGCTCGCCGAGCAGTTCCAGCAGGTGTACCTCCGAAACGAGCTCCTCCCCATCCCCATCCTGCTGGAGCTCACCGGATCGAACCTGCCGCAGAAGGTCTACATCAACGTGCCACCGGATCATTTCCTGGGCGAGGCGTCAGCGAACCGTATCGAGGGCGAACTGCGCGTCCTGGGCAGCATCAGCAGGCTGATCCCAGGCGGCAGCGATGGGTACCTCAGCGCTGAGCAGTGGCTTCTCCACGACTGGGAACACATGATGCGGCGCTTCCTGATGACCCAGGTGGACGACCAGGTGCGAGAACTGGTCAGTCACTTCAATCTGGACCTCCCCGCCGAGGACGTTCACGCCCACATCGCCGGCCCAGCCATCATCGTCGACGCGATCGGGATCTACTGA